One window of the Emcibacter sp. genome contains the following:
- a CDS encoding aromatic-ring-hydroxylating dioxygenase subunit beta, translating to MTDREPVSMEVHHEIEQHLYREARILDNEMMREWLTDMVDPEIRYQLVIRDERFRKDKSPDKDREVMPFDDDYGILDLRVRQFETGMQQMMDPAQRMFRMVTNVEAFPGENEGEFSVSSYGFVSRFRRQYESESSVYSRKDVLRRGEGGKLRLLSRRIELGERVVRNKNLLFFL from the coding sequence ATGACAGATCGCGAACCTGTTTCCATGGAAGTGCATCACGAGATAGAACAGCATCTCTATCGGGAAGCGCGTATCCTCGACAATGAAATGATGCGTGAATGGCTTACCGATATGGTCGATCCGGAGATCCGTTACCAACTGGTGATCCGCGACGAGCGTTTTCGCAAGGACAAGAGCCCTGACAAAGATCGGGAAGTCATGCCGTTTGATGATGATTACGGCATTCTCGACCTGCGGGTGCGCCAGTTCGAGACAGGCATGCAACAAATGATGGACCCGGCCCAGCGCATGTTCCGCATGGTGACCAATGTCGAAGCCTTTCCGGGTGAAAATGAAGGTGAATTCAGCGTTTCCTCTTACGGGTTTGTGTCCCGTTTCCGCCGGCAGTACGAAAGCGAGAGCTCTGTATACAGCCGCAAGGATGTGCTGAGGCGGGGAGAGGGCGGAAAACTGAGACTTCTCTCCAGGCGTATCGAGCTGGGTGAGCGCGTCGTCAGGAACAAGAATCTTTTATTCTTTCTTTGA
- a CDS encoding GntR family transcriptional regulator — MTKTTNDDTKSGTLVEMAHEKLKKDIIAGLHQPGTKLRVEHLKQQYGVSSGTLREALTMLIADKLVVAEGQRGFSVALLSAEDLEDLCRIRVLLEKEAIRQSIKHGDDDWEASVVSAYHILKRATKAFAENPKDEEILAEWERRHRAFHLSLISAAPSEWIRYFLDTAYKQYERYRHMFLAVAEEFYKDRDAAAEHEAMLNAVLERDADEAARLIEDHLTQSINEWVSYFEKIGAFASSREARDVKKAG, encoded by the coding sequence ATGACAAAAACAACAAACGATGACACAAAAAGCGGAACGCTGGTCGAAATGGCCCACGAGAAGCTGAAGAAAGACATCATAGCCGGACTTCATCAGCCCGGTACGAAGTTACGTGTTGAGCATTTGAAGCAGCAATATGGTGTCAGCAGCGGCACCTTGCGCGAAGCCCTGACGATGTTGATCGCCGACAAACTGGTTGTTGCCGAGGGGCAGCGCGGTTTCAGTGTTGCGCTCCTTTCTGCTGAAGATCTTGAAGACCTCTGCCGGATTCGTGTCCTGCTTGAGAAGGAAGCGATCCGTCAGTCCATCAAGCATGGCGACGATGACTGGGAGGCCAGTGTTGTTTCCGCCTATCATATTCTTAAACGGGCGACAAAGGCTTTCGCCGAGAACCCCAAGGATGAAGAGATACTTGCCGAATGGGAGCGCAGGCACCGGGCGTTTCATCTGTCATTGATTTCCGCGGCGCCTTCCGAATGGATCCGCTATTTCCTGGATACGGCCTACAAGCAGTATGAGCGCTATCGTCATATGTTCCTGGCTGTGGCAGAGGAGTTTTACAAGGATCGCGACGCGGCGGCCGAGCATGAAGCGATGCTGAATGCCGTGCTTGAACGCGATGCCGATGAGGCCGCGAGATTGATTGAAGACCATCTCACGCAATCCATTAACGAGTGGGTGAGCTATTTTGAAAAAATCGGTGCATTCGCCTCCTCCCGGGAAGCGCGTGACGTGAAAAAAGCTGGATAG
- a CDS encoding SDR family NAD(P)-dependent oxidoreductase, producing MAQEYFSDRFAGKVAVVTGAAQGIGFEVAKRLGREGASVVVADAAEGPTQEAVEALKGMGISVVGAVGDLTSLKNAQAAMKRAEDEFGGLDILVNNVGGAIWMKPFWHFSEEEMRAEVDRSLWPTLMCCRAVVDQFRARGSGVIVNVGSNATTDGFYRIPYSACKGAVVSLTRSLAVELAGLNIRVNCVSPGGTMAPERKTPRSANPLDEQQQEWMEQFIKLVRDEEIISEYATAAEQAAVITFLASSEAGHLTGEVIETGRRGRRMKDILGMIP from the coding sequence ATGGCGCAGGAATATTTCTCTGACCGTTTTGCAGGAAAGGTGGCTGTTGTCACCGGCGCCGCCCAGGGTATTGGGTTCGAGGTGGCAAAACGGTTGGGCCGTGAAGGGGCCAGCGTTGTCGTTGCAGATGCGGCAGAGGGGCCTACGCAGGAGGCCGTTGAGGCGCTCAAAGGTATGGGCATCTCGGTTGTCGGCGCTGTAGGTGATCTGACTTCCCTGAAGAATGCGCAGGCAGCAATGAAGCGTGCAGAAGATGAATTCGGCGGGCTTGATATCCTGGTCAATAATGTCGGCGGCGCCATCTGGATGAAACCTTTCTGGCATTTTTCGGAAGAGGAAATGCGGGCCGAGGTCGACCGGTCGCTGTGGCCGACCCTGATGTGTTGTCGGGCAGTCGTCGACCAGTTCCGCGCCCGGGGCAGCGGCGTCATCGTCAATGTTGGATCGAACGCGACGACTGACGGTTTCTACAGAATTCCTTATTCCGCCTGCAAAGGAGCGGTTGTATCGCTGACCAGGTCACTGGCGGTTGAACTCGCGGGTCTTAATATTCGCGTAAACTGTGTCAGTCCCGGCGGGACAATGGCGCCGGAACGCAAAACGCCGCGGAGCGCCAACCCGCTTGATGAGCAACAGCAGGAATGGATGGAGCAATTCATCAAACTGGTCAGGGATGAAGAGATTATTTCGGAATATGCGACAGCCGCAGAACAGGCTGCTGTCATTACCTTCCTGGCGTCAAGTGAAGCCGGACATTTAACGGGTGAAGTCATTGAAACAGGCCGGCGTGGTCGCCGTATGAAGGACATTCTGGGGATGATTCCCTGA
- a CDS encoding aromatic ring-hydroxylating dioxygenase subunit alpha, with translation MSQKAEIRPDLVWPTDVTDVPKEVFVRPDIFEQELEDIFYGPYWHPVAHAAEIPNPGDFKTFDLGRVPLLIARGSDNEIRVFINACSHRGNQVETSPCGNKKGFECPYHRWSFKNDGSLLNCPGSEDFSPKFSKEEYGLKEVKMQDLYGLILVTLSDNPPEFNDWVGRTADTIKNQIGHDKGLKLLGYQKVRYASNWKAYMDNDGYHAPLLHTGFRLLGWQSGGGHQFFTEHCHGGAESQLKPGKSMGVLKDESLIEFKDADWNSGSFVSGLFPITIMVKHLDCISIRFAIPRAVDCTEVHYAYFAKADDNEEMALHRVRQASNLLGPCGMISMEDAAIFQRIQIGSHSPGVATFQKGVKDLQAIPTEILQNDETTNIPRWEYYRKVMGFHKEGEA, from the coding sequence ATGAGTCAGAAAGCAGAAATTAGACCGGACCTTGTCTGGCCGACGGATGTAACCGACGTGCCGAAAGAGGTGTTCGTGCGGCCTGATATCTTCGAACAGGAACTGGAAGATATCTTTTATGGTCCCTATTGGCATCCGGTGGCTCACGCTGCCGAAATCCCCAATCCGGGAGATTTTAAAACATTCGATCTCGGAAGAGTCCCTCTTCTCATCGCTCGCGGTTCAGATAACGAAATCCGTGTGTTTATCAATGCCTGTAGCCATCGCGGGAACCAGGTCGAAACATCCCCTTGCGGGAACAAAAAAGGTTTTGAGTGTCCCTATCATCGCTGGTCATTCAAAAATGACGGCAGCCTGCTGAATTGCCCGGGATCGGAAGACTTTTCTCCCAAGTTCAGCAAAGAGGAATATGGTCTAAAGGAAGTCAAGATGCAGGATCTTTACGGCCTGATCCTGGTGACCCTGAGCGACAATCCGCCTGAGTTCAATGACTGGGTCGGCCGGACAGCGGACACAATCAAGAACCAGATTGGTCACGACAAGGGGCTCAAGCTTCTGGGCTATCAGAAAGTGCGATATGCTTCCAACTGGAAGGCATATATGGATAACGACGGTTACCATGCGCCTCTGTTGCACACAGGTTTCCGTCTTTTGGGGTGGCAGTCCGGCGGCGGTCATCAGTTCTTTACCGAACATTGTCATGGCGGGGCCGAGTCCCAGTTGAAGCCGGGCAAGTCCATGGGTGTGCTGAAAGACGAGTCTTTGATCGAATTCAAGGATGCCGATTGGAATTCAGGTTCCTTCGTCAGTGGTTTGTTTCCGATCACGATTATGGTGAAACATCTGGATTGTATCAGCATCCGCTTTGCCATTCCACGGGCTGTTGATTGTACCGAGGTGCATTATGCCTATTTCGCAAAAGCCGATGACAATGAAGAAATGGCGCTGCACAGGGTGCGTCAGGCCTCCAACCTGCTTGGCCCGTGCGGCATGATCAGTATGGAAGATGCAGCGATTTTCCAGCGTATCCAGATCGGCAGCCATTCACCGGGTGTTGCGACCTTCCAGAAAGGTGTGAAGGACCTGCAGGCCATTCCGACTGAAATTCTGCAGAATGATGAAACGACCAATATCCCCCGCTGGGAGTATTACCGCAAGGTGATGGGCTTCCATAAAGAAGGAGAGGCATAA
- a CDS encoding aromatic-ring-hydroxylating dioxygenase subunit beta, with translation MTSITPDVLYQLDDLQNRYISALDNKDMSGWADTFSKQKDTTYICRSAENESMNLPIALMYDDCRARIEDRITFVTKIWKGTFQDYRTRHFTQRLSVEQESENTFRMRSNFSIEYTFDPQASSNLAAGVYEDVITLEDGEAKFLSRRAVYDTTVLPQYIVYPF, from the coding sequence ATGACTTCAATTACACCGGATGTCCTGTACCAGTTGGACGATCTCCAGAACCGGTATATTTCGGCCCTTGATAACAAGGATATGTCCGGTTGGGCCGATACCTTCAGCAAGCAGAAAGATACGACCTACATCTGTCGGTCAGCTGAAAACGAGTCAATGAATTTACCCATTGCCCTGATGTATGACGACTGCAGGGCGCGGATTGAAGACCGTATCACTTTCGTGACGAAAATCTGGAAGGGAACTTTCCAGGACTATCGCACCCGGCACTTCACTCAGCGCCTTTCCGTGGAACAGGAGTCCGAAAACACCTTCAGGATGCGGAGCAATTTCTCAATCGAGTATACTTTTGACCCTCAGGCATCCAGCAATCTTGCTGCGGGCGTTTATGAAGATGTCATTACTCTGGAAGACGGAGAAGCGAAGTTCCTGTCAAGACGTGCGGTCTACGACACCACGGTTCTTCCGCAGTATATCGTATATCCATTTTAA
- a CDS encoding GMC family oxidoreductase: MDTFDYIIVGAGSAGCVLANRLSENGRFRVLLVEAGPTDGTPLISMPKGFGALLQSKSHVRHFAVEPREDGSMRNEVWPKGMTLGGSSSVNGTLYVRGQPQDYDDWEAMGAKGWGWDVVGECYKKMEDNSLGADGVRGVGGPVHISPHPEPTPLNKAIIEAGKSLGLKHREDVNGLDQEGIGYTMRTIKDGVRVSAASAFLHPVKQRKNLVVRTKVFVEKILFEGTRAVGIRCREDDKICEYKAAKEIILSAGSLQSPQLLQLSGIGPGEHLRGLGIEVIQDSPGVGQNLREHWMSILQQKLKVPGSVNNQFGGLRLLKNALQYFIFKKGLMSTSSHEVVGFVRTRPELDRPDAQVVFAPFSLVQGGEEAKFAFEPWHGIQIHGFQLRPESQGSVMIQSADPAVQPVIKPNYFDTENDRQTAINIVRYMRDLMKQPALQDFLAEETLPGSEVQSDDEIFSVVKRTGSSVFHVSGTCKMGQDSLAVVDPELRVRGVTGLRVADASVMPALVSGNTNAAAMVIGWRGADLILKDA, from the coding sequence TTGGACACCTTTGACTATATAATCGTTGGCGCCGGTTCTGCCGGTTGCGTCCTGGCGAACCGCCTGTCCGAGAACGGGCGGTTCAGGGTACTTCTTGTGGAGGCGGGGCCAACGGACGGAACGCCGCTGATTAGCATGCCCAAAGGGTTTGGCGCGCTGCTGCAGAGCAAGTCACATGTCCGCCACTTTGCGGTCGAACCAAGAGAAGACGGCTCAATGCGGAACGAGGTCTGGCCGAAGGGCATGACCCTCGGCGGATCAAGCTCAGTGAATGGAACGCTGTATGTGCGCGGACAACCCCAGGATTATGATGACTGGGAAGCCATGGGCGCTAAAGGCTGGGGATGGGACGTTGTCGGAGAGTGTTACAAAAAGATGGAGGATAACTCTCTCGGCGCGGATGGTGTGCGCGGCGTTGGTGGTCCTGTGCATATATCGCCCCATCCGGAACCTACGCCGCTTAATAAAGCAATAATCGAGGCTGGCAAGTCTCTCGGACTGAAGCACAGGGAAGATGTCAACGGCCTTGACCAGGAAGGCATCGGCTATACCATGCGGACCATCAAGGATGGTGTCCGTGTGAGCGCGGCAAGTGCGTTCCTGCATCCCGTTAAACAGCGCAAAAACCTGGTTGTCCGCACCAAGGTCTTTGTCGAAAAAATTCTGTTCGAGGGAACCCGGGCTGTTGGTATCCGTTGTCGTGAAGACGATAAAATCTGTGAATATAAAGCAGCAAAGGAAATTATTCTTTCTGCCGGTTCACTGCAGTCGCCTCAGCTTTTGCAGCTGTCCGGGATCGGTCCGGGCGAACATCTTCGCGGGCTGGGCATCGAGGTAATCCAGGATAGTCCCGGTGTCGGGCAAAACCTGCGCGAACACTGGATGTCTATTCTCCAGCAGAAGCTCAAGGTGCCGGGCAGCGTCAATAACCAGTTTGGCGGACTTCGCCTGCTCAAAAATGCGCTTCAGTATTTTATTTTCAAGAAGGGCCTGATGTCCACCAGTTCCCATGAGGTTGTCGGTTTTGTCCGGACGCGGCCGGAACTGGACCGGCCTGATGCACAGGTTGTTTTCGCCCCCTTTTCCCTGGTTCAGGGGGGGGAAGAAGCAAAATTTGCCTTTGAACCATGGCACGGCATCCAGATCCATGGTTTCCAGTTGCGCCCCGAAAGCCAGGGCAGCGTCATGATTCAATCCGCCGATCCTGCAGTTCAGCCGGTCATAAAACCGAATTATTTCGACACGGAAAATGACCGGCAAACGGCCATCAATATTGTGCGTTATATGCGCGACCTCATGAAGCAGCCGGCTTTGCAGGATTTTCTTGCTGAAGAGACCCTGCCGGGATCAGAAGTGCAGTCGGATGATGAAATTTTTTCAGTCGTAAAACGCACGGGAAGTTCCGTATTTCACGTTTCCGGAACCTGTAAAATGGGTCAGGACAGTCTGGCTGTCGTTGATCCCGAACTGCGCGTGCGCGGTGTAACGGGTTTGCGTGTGGCGGATGCTTCGGTCATGCCGGCTCTGGTTTCCGGCAATACCAATGCCGCGGCCATGGTCATCGGCTGGCGAGGGGCGGACCTTATACTTAAAGACGCTTAA
- a CDS encoding non-heme iron oxygenase ferredoxin subunit, with protein sequence MSLIKVCDEGQLKPGEMMSIENDELPPIALYNIDGKYYATSNICTHAIAILTDGYLEGDTIECPLHGGSFNAKTGEAKEFPCEEPLQTFEVEVKDGEVFIEA encoded by the coding sequence ATGAGCTTGATCAAAGTATGTGACGAGGGGCAACTGAAGCCCGGAGAAATGATGTCCATTGAAAACGACGAGTTGCCGCCTATTGCGCTCTACAATATCGATGGAAAATATTATGCGACCTCCAATATCTGTACCCATGCCATTGCAATCCTGACAGATGGCTATCTGGAGGGCGATACTATCGAGTGCCCGCTGCATGGCGGAAGTTTCAATGCCAAGACAGGCGAAGCTAAGGAATTTCCTTGTGAAGAGCCTCTGCAGACCTTCGAAGTCGAAGTGAAGGACGGAGAAGTCTTTATCGAGGCGTGA
- a CDS encoding SDR family NAD(P)-dependent oxidoreductase — protein MSQKVALVTGAAAGIGAEICRRLASDGIAVGVLDINIDDATKVAQGIVADGGKAIALQASVADRAEVTAAADKLRAEFGAITILVNNAGITGWVPFEEITDDDWDRMMAINTRGVFIPTQVILPDMKAAKWGRVVNISSSSAQSGTALMAHYSASKGAVISMTRSLALELGPLGITVNNVPPASIAGTVMFEATKDKMPLTVEQIAQMLPVRRMGEAADIANAVAWLVKEETGYVTGQTIGVNGGRVVS, from the coding sequence ATGAGTCAGAAAGTTGCATTGGTCACAGGGGCGGCCGCAGGTATCGGGGCAGAAATCTGCCGACGTCTGGCCAGTGATGGTATTGCGGTAGGTGTACTGGATATCAATATCGATGACGCGACAAAAGTCGCCCAAGGGATCGTCGCCGACGGCGGCAAGGCCATTGCCCTGCAGGCCAGTGTGGCTGACCGTGCCGAGGTAACAGCGGCAGCTGACAAGCTGCGTGCTGAATTTGGAGCGATCACCATTCTCGTCAACAACGCCGGAATCACCGGTTGGGTACCGTTTGAAGAAATCACTGATGACGACTGGGATCGGATGATGGCGATCAATACCCGGGGCGTTTTCATCCCGACGCAGGTCATCCTGCCGGATATGAAAGCTGCAAAATGGGGCCGTGTGGTCAATATTTCTTCTTCCTCCGCACAGTCCGGTACCGCACTGATGGCGCATTATTCCGCCTCAAAGGGTGCCGTTATTTCGATGACCCGCAGCCTGGCGCTGGAGCTCGGCCCGCTCGGCATCACCGTGAATAATGTTCCGCCAGCCTCAATCGCCGGTACTGTGATGTTTGAAGCCACCAAAGACAAAATGCCGCTGACAGTCGAGCAGATCGCGCAGATGCTTCCGGTCCGCAGGATGGGCGAAGCGGCGGATATCGCCAATGCCGTCGCCTGGCTTGTCAAAGAAGAAACAGGTTACGTTACAGGCCAGACCATTGGCGTCAATGGCGGCCGTGTGGTTTCCTGA
- a CDS encoding aldehyde dehydrogenase family protein, whose translation MERKQMSSTEEIQRMLEEKLALQQAAVEKEPYPELSIRKDRLQRALDATLKNEKRIVEATQADFGHRPELMALLADLLFPVSALKHAVKNVERWMRPEKRRADFPMNLLGAKAYVFYQPLGVVGIVAPWNLPFGLGYAPLAGVLAAGNRAMIKPSELTPATSELMDEITRQTFDPAEVTVVQGGVEVASRFSALPFDHLIFTGSAPVARHVMRAAADNLTPVTLELGGKAPVIIAEGADLEEAAEKIINYKMGNAGQACMGIDHVMVHHSDRDKFVDILKRKMAQFFPDYANNPDVCDVFLPNQRQRLAWLVKDAAERGAQIDLIGGSNIETLSEDPKFPLVLVIDPPRDAEVMKDEIFGPVLPIISYDTLEKVVQQVRAGERPLALYFLGGNKEQQDYLLRNTWSGGVTFDDIMLHALTQDLPFGGVGHSGMGRYGGHAGFKTFSNPRAVAHPPKVNLIKMNPPYTDKMSALIRRFMGVKG comes from the coding sequence ATGGAGAGAAAACAGATGTCCTCTACCGAAGAAATTCAGCGGATGCTGGAAGAAAAACTGGCTCTGCAGCAGGCTGCTGTTGAAAAAGAGCCCTATCCGGAACTCAGCATTCGCAAGGACCGCCTTCAGCGGGCGCTTGACGCAACGCTGAAAAACGAGAAGCGGATCGTGGAAGCGACACAGGCAGACTTCGGCCACCGGCCGGAACTGATGGCGCTGCTGGCGGATTTGTTGTTCCCTGTCAGCGCCCTGAAGCATGCGGTCAAGAATGTCGAGCGCTGGATGCGTCCGGAAAAGCGCAGAGCGGACTTTCCCATGAACCTGCTTGGCGCCAAAGCCTATGTTTTCTATCAGCCGCTTGGTGTTGTCGGCATTGTGGCGCCCTGGAACCTGCCGTTCGGTCTTGGTTATGCGCCGCTGGCCGGTGTTCTGGCTGCCGGAAATCGCGCCATGATCAAGCCATCGGAGCTGACTCCGGCTACCTCCGAACTCATGGATGAAATCACCAGACAGACCTTTGATCCCGCAGAAGTCACGGTCGTGCAGGGCGGTGTCGAGGTGGCAAGCCGGTTTTCGGCATTGCCTTTTGACCATCTTATTTTCACTGGCAGTGCGCCGGTGGCTCGCCATGTCATGCGGGCGGCAGCCGACAACCTGACGCCGGTCACCCTGGAGCTCGGCGGCAAGGCGCCGGTGATTATTGCCGAGGGGGCAGACCTTGAGGAAGCGGCAGAGAAAATCATTAACTACAAGATGGGGAACGCGGGGCAGGCCTGCATGGGTATTGACCATGTTATGGTGCACCATAGCGACCGGGATAAATTTGTCGATATCCTGAAGCGCAAGATGGCGCAGTTCTTCCCGGATTACGCCAATAACCCTGATGTCTGTGATGTATTCTTGCCGAACCAGCGGCAACGGCTCGCATGGCTGGTTAAAGATGCCGCCGAGCGCGGGGCACAAATCGATCTGATTGGCGGAAGTAATATTGAAACATTGTCCGAGGATCCGAAATTCCCGCTGGTCCTGGTGATTGATCCGCCGCGGGATGCAGAAGTCATGAAGGACGAGATTTTTGGTCCCGTCCTGCCGATTATCAGTTACGATACACTGGAGAAAGTGGTGCAGCAGGTTCGGGCCGGGGAACGGCCGCTGGCCCTTTATTTCCTTGGTGGCAACAAGGAGCAGCAGGACTATCTGTTGCGCAATACCTGGTCCGGTGGCGTGACATTTGATGACATCATGCTGCATGCCCTGACCCAGGATCTGCCGTTTGGTGGGGTAGGACACAGTGGTATGGGCCGGTATGGCGGGCACGCTGGTTTCAAGACCTTCTCAAATCCAAGGGCGGTTGCACATCCACCCAAGGTCAACCTGATCAAGATGAACCCGCCTTATACGGATAAAATGTCCGCACTTATCCGTCGCTTCATGGGGGTAAAAGGATAG
- a CDS encoding nuclear transport factor 2 family protein — MSNNPIEDQLAIQELINTFLAACWRKDSTLWGNTFAEDGSWKIDMLDEPVVGREKVVAVYEGLMQHIEFVTITAFANELVIDGDKATGKVYSNENIIRKDGGQMILVGCHHDEYVKHGGRWYFQSRRFETLRRS, encoded by the coding sequence ATGAGCAACAATCCGATCGAAGACCAACTGGCAATTCAGGAACTTATCAATACATTTCTAGCCGCCTGCTGGAGAAAGGACAGCACACTCTGGGGCAACACCTTTGCCGAAGACGGATCCTGGAAAATCGACATGCTGGATGAACCTGTGGTGGGCCGGGAGAAGGTCGTTGCTGTCTATGAGGGGCTTATGCAGCATATTGAGTTTGTAACCATCACCGCCTTCGCCAACGAACTGGTGATCGACGGGGACAAAGCAACCGGCAAGGTTTACAGCAACGAAAACATTATCCGCAAGGACGGTGGCCAAATGATCCTGGTGGGATGCCATCACGATGAATATGTGAAGCATGGCGGACGCTGGTACTTTCAGTCACGCAGATTCGAAACCCTTCGGCGCTCCTAA